In one Primulina eburnea isolate SZY01 unplaced genomic scaffold, ASM2296580v1 ctg128_ERROPOS2300000, whole genome shotgun sequence genomic region, the following are encoded:
- the LOC140820628 gene encoding uncharacterized protein, with protein MRYSSDSRCAYVRRRGDHVESLLNYTLFIVHICIKVVTTDHFIYAGVRSLAETVTLKVNNSLARVRASMLDRSPSRIRGFYAEYEKSFYGPMAIANSRVTFFHIGEALRGLFEMQIRHPEVMSADDSLMDRHFYGAISVLAEAKDIDFNINLAPIVSKVKVSDPEWPCISWEKARRILIPVYTDRRWFLLKLVTEVNKCIIYDLQRRHDPKFKDLNEEIEPILINAARLLSIVGNNPHPERPWNIKLCDEFRAKIIHEDSGAFVLAVAGYSLSKKSA; from the exons ATGAG ATATTCAAGTGACTCCAGATGCGCGTATGTCAGGAGGCGAGGCGACCACGTCGAGAGTTTATTAAACTATACCTTGTTTATTGTTCATATTTGCATTAAAGTTGTTACAACTGATCATTTTATATATGCCGGTGTGAGGTCACTTGCGGAGACCGTGACACTGAAGGTAAACAACTCGCTTGCGCGAGTTAGGGCCTCGATGCTCGACCGTTCGCCCAGTAGGATTCGAGGTTTTTACGCCGAATATGAGAAGTCGTTCTACGGGCCCATGGCTATCGCAAACTCGCGTGTCACTTTCTTt CACATCGGCGAAGCTCTCCGTGGATTGTTTGAGATGCAGATCCGACATCCTGAAGTGATGTCGGCAGACGATTCATTGATGGACAGACATTTCTATGGTGCGATCTCAGTTTTGGCCGAAGCTAAAGATATCGATTTCAACATAAATCTGGCACCGATTGTGAGCAAAGTCAAAGTTAGTGATCCAGAATGGCCGTGTATTTCGTGGGAAAAGGCACGAAGAATTCTCATCCCTGTCTACACAGATCGGCGCTGGTTTTTGCTAAAACTCGTGACAGAGGTGAATAAGTGCATTATATATGACTTGCAGCGAAGGCACGATCCCAAATTCAAAGATCTGAATGAAGAAATAGAGCCTATACTTATAAACGCTGCTCGTTTGCTATCCATTGTTGGGAACAACCCACACCCCGAGAGGCCATGGAATATAAAACTATGTGATGAATTCCGTGCCAAGATTATACA TGAAGATTCGGGAGCATTTGTATTAGCTGTTGCTGGATACTCTTTGTCTAAGAAGAGCGCGTAA
- the LOC140820629 gene encoding uncharacterized protein has translation MSVQVQNETGVDVEKLKMASLYFCCFVFVEGTREKTNKIDPKYLRVIDDLDRFNSYLWGRVAFRDAVRCLKKDLLGRYNYLAEAKGRKEVDGSFLVGGFVLPLQILAYEYYPSVAQKFARRKDVDGLMLPRMFQWVINTWSSNRAPTASDVIAAFGDCAIDDCLGCLTPTPEELVSAYYTTADFVDSAPDAVTTRVLELLRQG, from the exons ATGAGTGTTCAAGTGCAGAATGAGACTGGTGTAGACGTGGAGAAGTTAAAGATGGCTAGTCTTTACTTCTGTTGTTTTGTGTTCGTTGAGGGGACTAGGGAAAAAACGAATAAGATTGACCCTAAATACCTGAGGGTTATAGATGATTTGGATAGGTTTAACAGCTATCTGTGGGGTAGAGTAGCCTTTCGTGATGCGGTCCGATGCTTGAAGAAGGACCTTTTAGGGCGATATAATTACCTTGCCGAGGCAAAGGGTCGGAAAGAAGTTGATGGCAGCTTCCTTGTCGGTGGTTTTGTGCTGCCTCTGCAG ATCCTCGCTTATGAATATTATCCGAGCGTTGCACAAAAGTTTGCAAGGAGAAAAGATGTGGACGGTTTGATGTTGCCCAGGATGTTTCAGTGGGTGATTAACACGTGGTCGTCAAACCGTGCCCCAACTGCTAGTGATGTCATTGCAGCCTTTGGTGATTGTGCTATAGAT GATTGTCTTGGATGTTTGACTCCTACTCCCGAGGAGCTCGTTTCAGCGTATTATACAACCGCAGATTTTGTTGATTCTGCGCCCGATGCGGTCACCACTCGGGTACTCGAGCTCTTGAGGCAGGGTTAG
- the LOC140820604 gene encoding elongation factor 1-alpha-like, with protein MHKVKDKGVVWSGCSRKKERELGITIDIALWKFDTTKYYCTVIDAPGHCDFIKNMITGTSQADCDVLIINSTTGGFEAGISKDGQIREHALLAFTLGIKQMICCCNKMDATTPKYSKVKYDEIVKEVSSYLKKVGYNPYKIPFVPIFCFEGDSMIEKSTNLDWYKGPTLIEALVPRVHHKSEGNKIAIQSGRLTSFNIQRAGKH; from the exons atgCATAAGGTAAAGGACAAGGGAGTTGTCTGGAGTGGATGCAGCAG AAAGAAGGAACGTGAGCTTGGAATCACAATTGATATCGCTCTATGGAAGTTTGATACCACCAAGTATTATTGCACTGTCATCGATGCTCCTGGACACTGTGActttatcaagaatatgattaCTGGTACTTCCCAGGCTGATTGCGATGTTCTCATTATTAACTCTACCACTGGTGGTTTCGAAGCTGGCATCTCGAAGGATGGTCAGATCCGTGAGCATGCATTGCTTGCCTTCACTCTCGGGATCAAGCAAATGATTTGTTGCTGCAACAAAATGGATGCCACCACACCAAAATACTCAAAAGTCAAATACGATGAAATCGTGAAGGAGGTTTCTTCCTACCTCAAGAAAGTTGGCTACAATCCTTACAAGATTCCATTCGTCCCAATTTTTTGTTTTGAGGGAGATAGCATGATTGAGAAGTCGACCAACCTCGATTGGTACAAGGGCCCAACCCTCATTGAGGCACTAGTTCCTCGTGTACACCACAAAAGCGAAGGAAATAAAATTGCAATTCAATCAGGACGACTAACATCGTTCAACATTCAAAGGGCCGGGAAACATTGA
- the LOC140820605 gene encoding uncharacterized protein: protein MHVDRSNTDELYDEARNDAIEVEANLVQRNDANLDADVDIDNDTFSFTDGSNLTYCNTHTCGLTGRRKRIRGASSAVVRDMLVDNFQGHPVPMVPKAVMAMMHNSMNADISYYKAWKGKELADNMLKGDPTQSFTKLSCYLHMVEQMNRESITDIFVDEENQFKYMFLAFGACDKYNGVLLVASAQDGNYHQYPLAWGIVDVECTSSWSWFLMKLLEVVPDEDELVIISDRHQGIINAVSTVYRNAHHGHCTWHLSQNLKARCKNKGATEMFLHIAKIYKNFEFDIAYNDFRNRYPEAAQYLDERDSLDRWTRAYCPKTRYNIMTTNRVESINARLLEERKLPIIALLDSLQKLASSWFARYRHASIASNANLTPTIEGILRSRFTDAQGIQVFELGRLEFDVRSRGHSAIMDSNQKDAHVEFLILIESHVLMPSQLVG, encoded by the exons ATGCATGTGGATCGTAGTAACACAGACGAGTTATATGACGAAGCACGTAATGACGCAATTGAGGTTGAGGCAAATTTGGTTCAGAGAAATGACGCAAATTTGGATGCGGATGTGGATATTGATAATGACACATTTTCATTCACGGATGGTTCAAACTT AACATATTGCAATACACATACATGTGGTTTGACTGGGAGACGAAAGAGAATCCGTGGAGCGAGTTCTGCTGTTGTTCGTGATATGTTAGTGGATAATTTCCAAGGTCATCCAGTGCCAATGGTACCAAAAGCGGTGATGGCGATGATGCACAATAGTATGAATGCTGATATATCATACTACAAGGCTTGGAAAGGGAAAGAACTAGCAGACAATATGTTGAAAGGTGATCCTACGCAGAGTTTTActaaattgagttgttatttgCACATGGTTGAGCAGATGAATCGAGAAAGCATAACAGACATATTTGTCGACGAGGAAAATCAATTCAAGTATATGTTTCTTGCTTTTGGTGCATGC GACAAGTATAATGGTGTTTTACTTGTGGCATCGGCACAAGATGGAAATTATCACCAATATCCTTTGGCGTGGGGAATCGTAGATGTCGAGTGTACTTCTTCGTGGAGTTGGTTTTTAATGAAGTTGTTAGAAGTAGTACCTGACGAGGATGAATTGGTGATAATTTCTGACAGGCATCAGGGGATCATTAATGCGGTTTCTACTGTCTATAGAAATGCGCATCATGGTCATTGTACGTGGCATTTATCCCAAAACCTGAAGGCTAGATGCAAAAATAAGGGTGCAACCGAAATGTTTTTGCACATtgctaaaatttataaaaatttcgagTTTGATATTGCATACAATGATTTTAGAAATAGATATCCTGAGGCAGCGCAATATTTGGACGAGAGAGACTCACTTGATAGATGGACTCGAGCGTATTGTCCAAAGACCCGTTACAATATTATGACGACAAACAGGGTTGAGTCGATCAATGCTAGACTACTTGAAGAAAGGAAGCTGCCAATCATTGCACTCTTAGATTCTTTGCAGAAACTGGCCTCATCTTGGTTTGCCCGATATCGCCACGCATCAATTGCAAGTAACGCTAACTTGACCCCTACGATCGAGGGGATTCTTCGTAGTAGGTTCACAGATGCCCAAGGAATACAAGTTTTTGAATTAGGACGTCTGGAGTTTGATGTTAGGAGTCGTGGACATTCGGCCATAATGGACTCGAATCAAAAAGATGCACATGTCGagtttttgatattgatagaatCCCATGTGCTCATGCCATCGCAGCTAGTTGGTTAG